A genomic stretch from Candidatus Eremiobacteraceae bacterium includes:
- a CDS encoding prepilin peptidase, with translation MMPAFVVIAAALFGLIVGSFLNVVIYRVPRGESIAFPASHCPTCSHPLSAFENFPLVSWLIQGGKCRHCKTLISLRYPLVEAMTAALFALTVVVYGLTIDALGVALLAATLVAVVFIDLDHLLILDVVIAPAALIGLVEAIVAGRIVDALLGALAGGAIFGLLYLATRGAGMGLGDAKLALVIGLFLGLHLTIAAAAFSFVFGSLLMLPVLAAGSRGRRDAVPFGPFLVLGALAALYMPNALVWVPGLSRLPFGT, from the coding sequence ATGATGCCAGCATTCGTCGTCATCGCGGCAGCTCTGTTCGGACTCATCGTCGGGTCGTTCCTCAACGTCGTCATCTACCGCGTGCCGCGGGGCGAGTCGATCGCGTTTCCAGCGTCGCACTGCCCGACGTGCTCGCATCCTCTTTCCGCATTCGAAAACTTTCCGCTGGTCTCGTGGCTGATCCAGGGCGGCAAATGCCGTCACTGCAAGACCCTCATCTCGTTGCGTTACCCACTTGTCGAAGCGATGACCGCGGCTCTTTTCGCCCTTACTGTTGTGGTCTACGGCTTGACGATCGACGCGCTCGGCGTCGCACTTCTCGCCGCCACGCTGGTGGCGGTGGTGTTCATCGACTTGGACCACTTGCTTATCCTCGATGTCGTCATCGCGCCGGCGGCGCTCATCGGACTGGTCGAAGCCATCGTCGCCGGACGGATCGTGGATGCGCTACTCGGTGCGCTGGCGGGCGGCGCGATCTTCGGGCTGCTGTATCTCGCCACGCGAGGGGCCGGTATGGGCCTCGGGGATGCGAAGCTGGCGCTCGTGATCGGGCTGTTTCTGGGATTGCATCTCACCATCGCCGCTGCCGCGTTTTCATTCGTCTTTGGAAGCCTGCTCATGCTGCCCGTGCTCGCCGCAGGGAGCCGAGGCCGCCGCGATGCGGTGCCGTTCGGACCCTTTCTCGTCCTAGGGGCGCTCGCCGCGCTCTACATGCCAAACGCGCTTGTTTGGGTGCCCGGGCTCTCCCGGCTCCCTTTCGGGACATGA
- a CDS encoding type II secretion system protein codes for MKARARGFTLIELMIVIAIIAILAAILIPNFAHARAESQASACEDNEKGIATAMEEYAVDNAGQYPLTLPSSYLVQQPKDPVNGSLYAINNAASPAYGSYQISDTGGHDKSTMGNLRQAGGTTCGQSTCTSVIFSQNSGLIGN; via the coding sequence ATGAAAGCCAGAGCGCGCGGATTCACCCTTATCGAATTGATGATCGTCATCGCGATCATTGCGATTCTCGCCGCCATCCTCATCCCTAACTTCGCTCACGCACGCGCCGAATCGCAGGCTTCGGCTTGCGAGGACAACGAAAAGGGCATCGCCACCGCCATGGAAGAGTACGCGGTCGACAACGCGGGCCAGTATCCGCTCACGCTTCCGTCCAGCTATCTGGTGCAGCAGCCCAAGGATCCGGTCAACGGATCGTTATATGCGATCAATAACGCCGCTAGCCCGGCATACGGATCGTATCAGATCTCCGACACAGGCGGCCACGACAAGAGCACAATGGGAAATCTCCGTCAGGCTGGTGGAACCACTTGCGGGCAAAGCACATGCACGAGCGTGATCTTCAGCCAGAACTCCGGCCTGATCGGCAATTAG
- a CDS encoding type II secretion system protein: MSKSTRGFTLIELMIVIAIIAILAAILIPNFIHARAEAQTAACEGNEKQIATAMEEYAVDNHGVYTITLPAMYLVSAPKDPVNNSAYSISISVPAAGSYQISDTGGHDMTTMGNLYQTGGTSCGQATCTKVYFNQNAGLIGLP, encoded by the coding sequence GTGAGCAAGTCAACCAGAGGCTTCACCCTCATCGAATTGATGATCGTCATCGCGATCATCGCCATTCTGGCGGCTATTCTCATCCCGAACTTCATCCACGCGCGCGCGGAAGCACAAACAGCGGCGTGCGAAGGCAATGAAAAGCAGATCGCGACCGCCATGGAGGAGTACGCAGTGGACAACCATGGCGTATACACCATAACTCTGCCGGCGATGTATCTCGTCTCCGCTCCAAAAGATCCGGTCAATAATTCGGCATACTCCATCTCGATCTCGGTTCCGGCAGCCGGCTCCTACCAGATCTCAGACACCGGCGGTCACGACATGACCACGATGGGCAATCTGTATCAGACCGGTGGGACAAGCTGCGGCCAGGCCACGTGCACGAAAGTCTATTTCAACCAAAACGCCGGGCTGATCGGACTCCCGTAG
- a CDS encoding prepilin-type N-terminal cleavage/methylation domain-containing protein, which yields MKRLQKGFTLIELMIVIAIIAILAAILIPNFIHARAESQTAACEGNEKQIATAMEEYAVDNQGLYTTTLPALYLAVTPKDPVNNVNYVISTSIVAAGSYQIQDTGGHDKTTMGNLNKAGATCGQTLCSSVLYNQNSGLQGN from the coding sequence GTGAAGAGATTACAAAAGGGATTCACGCTGATCGAGCTGATGATCGTCATCGCGATCATCGCGATTCTGGCGGCCATCCTCATCCCGAACTTCATCCATGCTCGTGCGGAATCACAAACAGCCGCGTGCGAAGGCAATGAGAAGCAGATCGCAACCGCCATGGAAGAGTATGCAGTAGACAACCAAGGCCTCTACACCACGACGCTGCCGGCGCTATACCTTGCCGTCACGCCGAAAGACCCCGTCAACAACGTCAACTACGTCATCTCGACGTCGATCGTCGCCGCTGGATCGTATCAGATCCAAGACACCGGTGGACATGACAAGACTACGATGGGCAACCTGAACAAGGCCGGCGCGACCTGCGGCCAGACACTGTGCTCGTCAGTCCTCTACAACCAAAACTCGGGTTTGCAAGGCAACTAG